In Mycobacterium sp. ITM-2016-00317, the genomic window CGCGTGAGGCTTCCCGCTGGGTGTTTCCGGCCCGAAACCGGTGTGCTAACTCCTTGTTGCCGATGCCAGGCAGAATCCCGGCCAGACGAACCCCCTGCTGCCGGCGGCGGTCGTGGTCACCGGCGCCGACGGGTACACCGCGACGCTGTCCTGGGCCGAGATCGCCCCCGCGGTGTCCCCCAGACCCGCGATGCTCGCCTTCGTCGAGGACACCAGGGTCCTCGATCGGACATCCGTGACGTGAACTCTGGGCGAGCGTCAGACCAGGCCGGCTTTCTCCAGCGCCGTGGCGCAGGTGTCCACGATCAGCCGGGTCACCACGTACGGGTCGACGTTCGCGTTCGGACGCCGATCCTCGATGTAACCCTTCTGTTCCACCTCGACCTGCCACGGAATGCGCACCGACGCGCCGCGATCGGACACGCCGTAGCTGTATTTGTCCCACGGCGCGGTCTCGTGCGCGCCGGTGAGCCGGGCCTCGACCCCGATCCCGTAGTTGGTGATGTGCTCCAACGGTTTTCCATCGCGGCCCAGCGCCTCGGCGGCTTCGATGACCGCGTCGTAGCTTTCCCGCATCTTCCTGGTGGAGAAGTTGGTGTGCGCACCGGCGCCGTTCCAGTCGCCCTTGGCCGGTTTGGGGTCCAGCGTGGCCGAGAGTCCGAAGTCCTCGGAGGTCCGGTACAGCAGCCAGCGCGCGACCCAGAGCTGGTCGGCGACGTCCAGCGGACCCAGGGGCCCGACCTGGAACTCCCACTGGCCGGGCATCACCTCGGCGTTGATGCCGGAGATCGCCAGCCCGGCTGCCAGACAGTTCTCCAGGTGTTTCTCCACGGTGGGGCGGCCGCAGATCTCGTCGGTGCCGACGCCGCAGTAGTAGCCGCCCTGTGGAGCCGGGAAGCCGCCGTCGGGGAAGCCGAGCGGGCGGGACCCCTTGAAGAAGGTGTATTCCTGCTCGATACCGAAGAGCGGCTCCTGGGCGGCGTGCCGCTCGGCGACCTCGCGCAACGCGGCGCGGGTGTTGGACTCGTGCGGGGTGTTGTCGGTGTGGAAGACCTCGCACAGCACGATTATGTCGTCGCCCCCGCGGATCGGGTCCGGGTACGACGCGACCGGCTGCAGCACCCGATCCGAGGCGTGGCCTTCGGCCTGGTTGGTGCTGGATCCGTCGAAGCCCCAGACCGGCGGCTCGCTACCGGTGGGCAGGATCTTGGTCTTCGACCTCAGTTTGGCCGTCGGCCGGGTGCCGTCGATCCAGATGTATTCGGCTTTGTAGGTCATGGATTTCGTTCTCCTTTGGTGATGTGTAATCGCAGCTCTCACAGTGCGAATGCCAGGAATTGAGAGATCTGCCGGTCCGAGAAGTTGTCGTCACTGACCAGCACCAAGGACTGCCGACCGTCGGGAAGCACGGGTCCGAGAGTGAGGCCCTCCACGTTGTCGGGTGTGCCGAGTGCCGGGATCGCGGCCAGGTCGGCGACGAGCCGCTTCGGGATCGGCGAGATGTCGGTCGCCCCGGTGAGCTCGGCGCGGAACAGACGGACCTGCAGCTTCAAACCTCTGCTGCCCGCACGCTCCATCACCAGCAGGACCTCGTCGGACAGCGCCAGGATGTCGGAGACGCCGTTCCCCTCGGTGCCCGGCGGCGCAGCCTCGACTTGATAGCCGCACTGCGCCAACCCCTTCCGGCGCTCCACATCGAACTTGGCGATCCGGATCAGCGCACCGCCACCGGCATGCGCCGGCTCTCCGTCCTCCCATCGCGGCTCCTCCATCGCCGCATAGAGAAAGCGTCCGTCCGGCGAAAGCGTCAGACCCTCCAGCGAACCGTTGGGTCGGGCGCCACGACGCTGATCCCGGGACAGCCTGAGATGCGCGGGCAGGCGGAATTCACCACGGTAGCTCCCGTCGAGCCCGGCGATCCTGATCCAGGGGTCCAGCGGGACGAAGCCCTCCGACGACCAGTACAGCTGCTGCCGTGCGACATCGAAGGCAATGCCCTCGGGATCGGGCGCGATCACCGAGGTATGCAGCAGCGGTTGCACGTCGACGATCGACACATCACGAATGCCGCTGAGCGACAGGGCGATACGGACAGTGTAGAAGCGTGCACTGCCGCGCACCGACCGGTCGTCGCAGATCACGTAGTAAAGCCTGCGGTCCGGGTCGTAGGTGATGGCCGAGAGACCGCCGACGA contains:
- the glnII gene encoding glutamine synthetase, which encodes MTYKAEYIWIDGTRPTAKLRSKTKILPTGSEPPVWGFDGSSTNQAEGHASDRVLQPVASYPDPIRGGDDIIVLCEVFHTDNTPHESNTRAALREVAERHAAQEPLFGIEQEYTFFKGSRPLGFPDGGFPAPQGGYYCGVGTDEICGRPTVEKHLENCLAAGLAISGINAEVMPGQWEFQVGPLGPLDVADQLWVARWLLYRTSEDFGLSATLDPKPAKGDWNGAGAHTNFSTRKMRESYDAVIEAAEALGRDGKPLEHITNYGIGVEARLTGAHETAPWDKYSYGVSDRGASVRIPWQVEVEQKGYIEDRRPNANVDPYVVTRLIVDTCATALEKAGLV
- a CDS encoding esterase-like activity of phytase family protein, yielding MQFLGQKTLPHGTTFDGTVVGGLSAITYDPDRRLYYVICDDRSVRGSARFYTVRIALSLSGIRDVSIVDVQPLLHTSVIAPDPEGIAFDVARQQLYWSSEGFVPLDPWIRIAGLDGSYRGEFRLPAHLRLSRDQRRGARPNGSLEGLTLSPDGRFLYAAMEEPRWEDGEPAHAGGGALIRIAKFDVERRKGLAQCGYQVEAAPPGTEGNGVSDILALSDEVLLVMERAGSRGLKLQVRLFRAELTGATDISPIPKRLVADLAAIPALGTPDNVEGLTLGPVLPDGRQSLVLVSDDNFSDRQISQFLAFAL